The region TTCGACGGTCACGCGACCGTCTTCGCGCACGCTGACCTCGTATCCGACGTATTTGAACCGAACGAAGGCGAGTTCGCTCTCGTCGGTGTTCGGTCGGACGGACGGCTCCCGGTTGAGCGACGCGAAAAGCCGTTCGAGCGCGTCGGTGTCGATGACGGATCCGACCGGTGGAAGCGAGAGCGCGTCCGTCTGGTCGCCGGTCCACGCTTCGGCCGCCGCCCGGGCGACGGTGACCGCGACGCCGCAGGCGCCGTCCCAGTCGTGCCGTAACACGACCGTCTTTCCGTCGCTACCGTCTCGTTCGTACGGTTCGGCTCGTTCCCCGATGACTCGTTTTTCGTCCATAGTGTGTTCCGATGATGTTCCGGCTCCGACCGCGGCCGATACATTCAGTTGTGCTCGGTCGGGCTTAGTCGTCGCCTCTATCATAGTAGCACGTCCGCGTCAGACGACTCTATTCGAATAGTATGTCGCCCGTCCGTTACTCCATGGCCGTCCGGACCAACTTCCGTTCGGCGGCCCGGAGGTGGTACTGGAACGTCGGCGAGGAGATGTCGAACACGTCCGCGAGCGTCGTCGCGGTGGTGAGACGCGGCCACTCGTAGAAGCCGCCGTGGTGCGCCGCGGTTATCGCCTCCTTCTGACGCTCCGTCCACTCGTCTTCGAGGCGCGCGCGGAACGCGCCTTCGGTCTCTATCGGGTTCGTCACGGTGCGCTTCGAGACGAGCGTCGTCTCCGGGTGGATGGCCGAGAACGCGTCCACCACGGAGCGGACGTTGACGCTCTCGGGGAGGGTGACGACGACCCGGCAGGCCGCCTCCGTCGCCGTCATCTCGCGCAGTCGTCCGCCGCCGGCGTACAACACCTCGAAGGACGCCCGGTCGGGCAGTTGCATCTCGTAGAGGTGGTCGTCGTCGTCGCC is a window of Halopelagius longus DNA encoding:
- a CDS encoding HalOD1 output domain-containing protein; its protein translation is MDEKRVIGERAEPYERDGSDGKTVVLRHDWDGACGVAVTVARAAAEAWTGDQTDALSLPPVGSVIDTDALERLFASLNREPSVRPNTDESELAFVRFKYVGYEVSVREDGRVTVEEHPY